In the Danio rerio strain Tuebingen ecotype United States chromosome 8, GRCz12tu, whole genome shotgun sequence genome, one interval contains:
- the cdk20 gene encoding cyclin-dependent kinase 20 isoform X1, producing the protein MLIQLATSRVTVSIGMDQYSILGRIGEGAHGIVFKAKHIETGETVALKKVALRRLEDGIPNQALREIKALQEIEDNQYVVKLKDVFPHGTGFVLVFEYMLSDLSEVIRNSQRPLTASQVKSYMMMLLKGVAFCHENSIMHRDLKPANLLISSTGHLKIADFGLARLFSNEGDRLYSHQVATRWYRAPELLYGARKYDEGVDLWAVGCIFGELLNNSPLFPGENDIEQLCCVLRVLGTPNQKVWPEITELPDYNKITFKENPPIPLEEIVPDTSPQAVDLLKKFLVYPSKQRISARQALLHPYFFTDPLPAHHSELPIPQRGGKHSRQRMQPPHEFTVDRPLHESVVDPSLIQKHAMSCS; encoded by the exons ATGCTCATTCAGCTCGCAA CTAGTCGTGTAACTGTTAGCATCGGAATGGACCAGTATAGTATTCTTGGCCGGATTGGGGAAGGAGCTCACGGGATTGTTTTCAAAGCCAAACACATTGAG ACAGGAGAGACAGTGGCTTTGAAAAAAGTGGCCCTGCGAAGACTTGAAGATGGCATCCCGAACCAGGCGTTAAGAGAAATTAAAGCCCTGCAAGAGATTGAGGACAACCAATAT GTTGTGAAGCTGAAGGACGTCTTCCCTCACGGCACAGGCTTTGTGCTGGTGTTCGAGTACATGTTATCAGATCTGTCAGAAGTCATAAGGAATTCCCAGCGTCCTCTCACCGCATCCCAGGTCAAAAGTTATATGATGATGCTGCTGAAAGGAGTGGCTTTCTGCCACGAGAACTCCATCATGCATAGG gATCTGAAGCCTGCAAACCTTCTGATCAGCTCGACTGGTCATCTGAAAATCGCTGACTTTGGTCTGGCAAGGCTTTTTTCCAATGAAGGAGATCGTCTTTACAGTCACCAAGTGGCCACCAG ATGGTACAGAGCACCAGAACTTTTATACGGTGCCCGAAAATATGACGAAGGAGTTGATCTCTG GGCTGTGGGCTGCATTTTCGGAGAGCTTTTGAATAACTCTCCACTTTTCCCTGGGGAGAATGACATTGAACAGTTGTGTTGTGTGCTCAGAGTGCTGGGAACTCCCAACCAGAAAGTCTGGCCG GAGATAACCGAACTACCAGACTACAACAAGATCACATTTAAAGAAAACCCACCCATTCCTTTGGAGGAGATCGTACCTGACACGTCACCACAAGCTGTAGACCTGCTGAAGAAGTTTCTGGTCTATCCATCCAAACAGAGGATCAGTGCTAGACAG GCTTTGCTCCATCCATATTTCTTCACGGATCCGCTCCCGGCTCATCATTCAGAGCTGCCCATTCCTCAGCGTGGAGGAAAACACTCCAGACAGCGCATGCAGCCGCCGCACGAGTTCACCGTCGATCGGCCTTTACACGAGAGCGTGGTGGACCCGAGTCTCATCCAGAAGCATGCCATGAGCTGTTCATGA
- the cdk20 gene encoding cyclin-dependent kinase 20 isoform X2: protein MDQYSILGRIGEGAHGIVFKAKHIETGETVALKKVALRRLEDGIPNQALREIKALQEIEDNQYVVKLKDVFPHGTGFVLVFEYMLSDLSEVIRNSQRPLTASQVKSYMMMLLKGVAFCHENSIMHRDLKPANLLISSTGHLKIADFGLARLFSNEGDRLYSHQVATRWYRAPELLYGARKYDEGVDLWAVGCIFGELLNNSPLFPGENDIEQLCCVLRVLGTPNQKVWPEITELPDYNKITFKENPPIPLEEIVPDTSPQAVDLLKKFLVYPSKQRISARQALLHPYFFTDPLPAHHSELPIPQRGGKHSRQRMQPPHEFTVDRPLHESVVDPSLIQKHAMSCS, encoded by the exons ATGGACCAGTATAGTATTCTTGGCCGGATTGGGGAAGGAGCTCACGGGATTGTTTTCAAAGCCAAACACATTGAG ACAGGAGAGACAGTGGCTTTGAAAAAAGTGGCCCTGCGAAGACTTGAAGATGGCATCCCGAACCAGGCGTTAAGAGAAATTAAAGCCCTGCAAGAGATTGAGGACAACCAATAT GTTGTGAAGCTGAAGGACGTCTTCCCTCACGGCACAGGCTTTGTGCTGGTGTTCGAGTACATGTTATCAGATCTGTCAGAAGTCATAAGGAATTCCCAGCGTCCTCTCACCGCATCCCAGGTCAAAAGTTATATGATGATGCTGCTGAAAGGAGTGGCTTTCTGCCACGAGAACTCCATCATGCATAGG gATCTGAAGCCTGCAAACCTTCTGATCAGCTCGACTGGTCATCTGAAAATCGCTGACTTTGGTCTGGCAAGGCTTTTTTCCAATGAAGGAGATCGTCTTTACAGTCACCAAGTGGCCACCAG ATGGTACAGAGCACCAGAACTTTTATACGGTGCCCGAAAATATGACGAAGGAGTTGATCTCTG GGCTGTGGGCTGCATTTTCGGAGAGCTTTTGAATAACTCTCCACTTTTCCCTGGGGAGAATGACATTGAACAGTTGTGTTGTGTGCTCAGAGTGCTGGGAACTCCCAACCAGAAAGTCTGGCCG GAGATAACCGAACTACCAGACTACAACAAGATCACATTTAAAGAAAACCCACCCATTCCTTTGGAGGAGATCGTACCTGACACGTCACCACAAGCTGTAGACCTGCTGAAGAAGTTTCTGGTCTATCCATCCAAACAGAGGATCAGTGCTAGACAG GCTTTGCTCCATCCATATTTCTTCACGGATCCGCTCCCGGCTCATCATTCAGAGCTGCCCATTCCTCAGCGTGGAGGAAAACACTCCAGACAGCGCATGCAGCCGCCGCACGAGTTCACCGTCGATCGGCCTTTACACGAGAGCGTGGTGGACCCGAGTCTCATCCAGAAGCATGCCATGAGCTGTTCATGA
- the cdk20 gene encoding cyclin-dependent kinase 20, whose translation MLSDLSEVIRNSQRPLTASQVKSYMMMLLKGVAFCHENSIMHRDLKPANLLISSTGHLKIADFGLARLFSNEGDRLYSHQVATRWYRAPELLYGARKYDEGVDLWAVGCIFGELLNNSPLFPGENDIEQLCCVLRVLGTPNQKVWPEITELPDYNKITFKENPPIPLEEIVPDTSPQAVDLLKKFLVYPSKQRISARQALLHPYFFTDPLPAHHSELPIPQRGGKHSRQRMQPPHEFTVDRPLHESVVDPSLIQKHAMSCS comes from the exons ATGTTATCAGATCTGTCAGAAGTCATAAGGAATTCCCAGCGTCCTCTCACCGCATCCCAGGTCAAAAGTTATATGATGATGCTGCTGAAAGGAGTGGCTTTCTGCCACGAGAACTCCATCATGCATAGG gATCTGAAGCCTGCAAACCTTCTGATCAGCTCGACTGGTCATCTGAAAATCGCTGACTTTGGTCTGGCAAGGCTTTTTTCCAATGAAGGAGATCGTCTTTACAGTCACCAAGTGGCCACCAG ATGGTACAGAGCACCAGAACTTTTATACGGTGCCCGAAAATATGACGAAGGAGTTGATCTCTG GGCTGTGGGCTGCATTTTCGGAGAGCTTTTGAATAACTCTCCACTTTTCCCTGGGGAGAATGACATTGAACAGTTGTGTTGTGTGCTCAGAGTGCTGGGAACTCCCAACCAGAAAGTCTGGCCG GAGATAACCGAACTACCAGACTACAACAAGATCACATTTAAAGAAAACCCACCCATTCCTTTGGAGGAGATCGTACCTGACACGTCACCACAAGCTGTAGACCTGCTGAAGAAGTTTCTGGTCTATCCATCCAAACAGAGGATCAGTGCTAGACAG GCTTTGCTCCATCCATATTTCTTCACGGATCCGCTCCCGGCTCATCATTCAGAGCTGCCCATTCCTCAGCGTGGAGGAAAACACTCCAGACAGCGCATGCAGCCGCCGCACGAGTTCACCGTCGATCGGCCTTTACACGAGAGCGTGGTGGACCCGAGTCTCATCCAGAAGCATGCCATGAGCTGTTCATGA